The following are from one region of the Halodesulfurarchaeum sp. HSR-GB genome:
- a CDS encoding LAGLIDADG family homing endonuclease, translating into MASARDQELTDRFETFYRQHESDAIADLARKYPREDKSLEIDWQDLFRFDPDFAEDVISSPRTLLDAAEEALGRYDLPVDKDLSGAHVRVVNLPEATEIRAIRAEHLGTLVSVQGIVRKATSVKPKIERAAFECLRCGTITVVPQADGDFQDPYQCDGCEREGPFQFLTDHGETEFVDAQKLRIQESPEGLAGGETPESIDMHIEDDITGEVSPGDHVTATGILRLDDSDMESTDSRVFDMYLEGVDVVVEDEEFEEMEISDAEREEIIRLSEQPDIYEQLVDSVAPTIYGFDVAKLAIGLQLFSGVTKHLPDGARIRGDVHILLVGDPGTGKCVRGDTTVTLADGTRRNIRDLVESNLEDPQPVDDGVFARTDIPVLSMTEEGSIEPASATKVWKREAPETMYRVTLSDGSELEITPSHPLFTLDSGSPAAVTGEELSEGTFVAVPRDTDRETDVIPNVSEELTRIRTALALSQSECGVPRTTFQHYERGDRNPGRESLRTVLKTFESRLADLREASQSLDGADWDQVEQIRQDLGLSQAALADEIGVGQTTVSLYTRGEVVPDGGRVQDAREVIQERLETALSVTDSVRALSQLVEGDLAWAEITDIEAVEPNEEWVYDLEVEGTHSYLSNNVLSHNSQILQYIRHIAPRSVYTSGKGSSSAGLTAAAVRDDFGEGQQWSLEAGALVLADKGIAAVDELDKMACVTGDTLVSLGDGELERIGELSREAAAEGSIEELENGRTIRDVPDLSVQTMTEDGSIEERPVTAIHEYDAPTGLRKVTLESGESLTATPDHPFFVFEAGETVERQAEELSAGDWVFIPKTSQPTAGDGGVAAARGATSAQTTDDPSSVALAAVLGYLSGDGNVYYNRKEGSYGVRFINSEEELLSDFEQVAKQAFEKSPVRHPSEQRSDGVETVRVNGKSAADTVLDAGMNLQIYDGKTFPTSITDGGRLQKAAFVRALADSEGSVDTATGNVKIHSASRELLNGTKSVLRQFGVSAQIQHRDREDKRDIFILAITDAESLQNFQAYIGFTLSRKQDALDAVVESVDGSRTILDVIPEIGERLKKTREGLRLYQSESGTSAYGDFERGEANTSIHRATDILLAFKERKRTCRVDLDRLENEVSWDQLADVRSRYHVSQSDLAAKDEVSQQHISDRWGKDPQLKQFVRRKLQEILESVLETDVGWFESIVQGDVKWRRVDSVEYTSPDLFDDAIPILSEDLAQELDCSPDEAEAKGRTLVNEKVDLSNWEGMELALNRFGISQAKLAKQVGVDQSTISRWFSETVASSSFESVQKATSDLVAEKRQRLRDLLEEITERRSPKVYDLTVEGTHNFVANGMVVHNSDDRSAMHEALEQQSISISKAGINATLKSRCSLLGAANPELGRFDRYETPAEQIDLEPALISRFDLIFTVTDDPDEEKDANLAEHILRTNYAGELNTHRTKVNASNVSADEVDSATESVSPAIEPELMRKYIAYARSTCFPTMTEEAEERIREFYVNLRSQGTGEDSPVPVTARKLEAIVRLAEASARVRLSDTVELEDADRSLEIVEKTLKEIGMDPETGQYDADVIETGQSKSQRDRIRTIRELIADIEADFDEGAPIDEVLARAEEVDMDRSKAEHEIEKLKQKGEVYEPTNEHLRTT; encoded by the coding sequence ATGGCCTCGGCCCGGGATCAGGAACTCACGGACAGATTCGAGACGTTCTACCGGCAGCACGAGAGCGACGCGATCGCCGATCTGGCGCGGAAGTACCCCCGCGAGGACAAGTCCCTGGAGATCGACTGGCAGGACCTGTTTCGGTTCGATCCGGACTTCGCGGAGGACGTCATCAGCTCGCCGCGCACCCTGCTGGACGCCGCGGAGGAGGCGCTGGGTCGCTATGACTTGCCGGTCGACAAGGACCTCTCGGGCGCACACGTCCGGGTCGTCAACCTCCCGGAGGCGACGGAGATCCGGGCGATCCGGGCCGAGCACCTGGGCACGCTCGTCTCGGTGCAGGGCATCGTTCGCAAGGCGACGAGTGTCAAACCCAAGATCGAGCGGGCCGCCTTCGAGTGTCTCCGCTGTGGCACGATCACCGTCGTGCCGCAGGCCGACGGGGACTTCCAGGACCCCTACCAGTGTGACGGCTGCGAGCGGGAGGGCCCCTTTCAGTTTCTCACCGATCACGGCGAGACCGAGTTCGTCGACGCCCAGAAGCTTCGCATCCAGGAGAGTCCCGAGGGGCTGGCCGGCGGCGAGACACCCGAGAGCATCGACATGCACATCGAGGACGACATCACCGGGGAGGTCAGCCCCGGGGACCACGTCACCGCGACCGGCATCCTCCGTCTGGACGACAGCGACATGGAGTCGACGGACAGCCGCGTCTTCGACATGTACCTGGAGGGCGTGGACGTGGTCGTCGAGGACGAGGAGTTCGAGGAGATGGAGATCTCCGATGCCGAACGCGAGGAGATCATTCGGCTCTCCGAGCAGCCGGATATCTACGAACAGCTCGTAGACTCGGTCGCTCCGACCATCTACGGGTTCGACGTGGCGAAACTCGCGATCGGGCTCCAGCTGTTCTCCGGCGTGACAAAGCACCTCCCCGACGGCGCGCGGATTCGCGGGGACGTGCACATTTTGCTGGTCGGCGATCCTGGCACGGGGAAGTGCGTGCGGGGCGATACGACCGTCACGCTCGCCGACGGAACCAGGCGGAACATCCGCGACCTGGTGGAATCGAATCTGGAGGACCCCCAGCCAGTCGACGATGGCGTGTTCGCCCGGACTGATATTCCAGTCCTTTCCATGACCGAGGAGGGCTCGATCGAACCGGCCAGCGCCACCAAAGTCTGGAAGCGCGAGGCCCCAGAGACGATGTACCGGGTCACGCTCTCGGATGGCTCCGAACTGGAGATCACGCCCTCGCACCCGCTTTTCACCCTCGACAGTGGCTCACCTGCGGCAGTCACCGGCGAGGAACTGTCCGAAGGAACGTTCGTCGCGGTTCCTCGAGACACAGATCGAGAGACGGATGTAATCCCCAATGTGAGCGAGGAACTCACCCGAATTCGAACGGCCCTGGCACTCTCTCAATCGGAGTGTGGGGTTCCCCGAACAACCTTCCAGCACTACGAACGGGGCGACCGGAATCCAGGTCGTGAGTCGCTTCGTACGGTGCTCAAAACGTTCGAATCGCGGCTTGCCGACCTCCGGGAAGCATCCCAGTCACTGGATGGGGCGGACTGGGATCAGGTGGAGCAGATCCGACAGGATCTCGGCCTCTCTCAGGCCGCGCTGGCCGACGAAATCGGTGTGGGTCAGACCACCGTTTCGCTGTACACTCGGGGCGAAGTGGTGCCGGACGGCGGTCGGGTCCAGGACGCACGCGAGGTGATTCAGGAACGTCTCGAAACCGCGCTCTCGGTGACTGATTCGGTTCGGGCCCTCTCACAGCTCGTCGAGGGCGATCTGGCGTGGGCGGAGATTACCGACATCGAAGCGGTCGAGCCGAACGAGGAGTGGGTCTACGACCTGGAAGTCGAGGGTACACACTCCTATCTCTCGAATAACGTCCTCTCGCACAACTCCCAGATATTACAATATATCCGACATATCGCTCCACGATCAGTGTACACCTCGGGGAAGGGCAGTTCTTCGGCCGGGCTGACGGCGGCGGCGGTGCGAGACGACTTCGGCGAGGGCCAGCAGTGGTCCCTCGAAGCGGGGGCGCTGGTGCTCGCGGACAAGGGCATCGCGGCGGTGGACGAACTCGACAAGATGGCCTGCGTGACCGGGGATACGCTGGTTTCACTCGGGGACGGCGAACTCGAACGCATCGGCGAACTCTCTCGGGAAGCAGCAGCCGAGGGGTCCATCGAAGAACTGGAGAACGGCCGGACGATCCGGGACGTTCCGGATCTCTCGGTGCAGACGATGACCGAAGACGGCTCGATCGAGGAGCGCCCAGTCACGGCGATTCACGAGTACGACGCGCCGACGGGACTTCGAAAAGTCACGCTCGAATCTGGAGAATCGCTGACTGCAACCCCCGATCATCCGTTCTTTGTCTTTGAAGCGGGTGAAACGGTGGAGCGTCAGGCTGAAGAGCTTTCAGCTGGAGATTGGGTTTTCATTCCGAAAACCTCTCAGCCCACGGCTGGTGATGGTGGCGTTGCCGCCGCCCGGGGGGCAACTAGCGCCCAGACAACAGATGACCCGTCGTCTGTTGCACTTGCAGCCGTTTTGGGCTATCTCTCTGGCGACGGAAACGTCTATTACAACCGAAAGGAGGGCTCCTATGGGGTTCGTTTCATTAACAGCGAAGAAGAACTCCTCTCGGACTTCGAGCAGGTTGCCAAACAGGCGTTCGAAAAATCACCGGTCCGCCATCCAAGTGAACAGCGTTCCGATGGGGTTGAAACGGTCCGCGTCAACGGCAAATCCGCTGCCGATACAGTCCTCGACGCTGGAATGAACCTCCAGATTTACGACGGGAAAACATTCCCAACTAGTATTACTGATGGCGGTCGCCTTCAAAAAGCTGCATTCGTTCGGGCGCTTGCAGATAGTGAGGGATCTGTCGACACCGCCACTGGGAATGTCAAAATCCACTCGGCGAGCCGAGAACTATTGAATGGGACCAAGTCGGTCCTTCGTCAATTTGGCGTGTCCGCACAAATACAGCACCGGGATCGCGAGGATAAACGCGATATTTTCATTCTTGCAATTACGGATGCCGAGTCGCTACAAAATTTCCAGGCTTACATTGGATTCACTCTTTCGCGGAAACAGGACGCTCTTGACGCAGTTGTCGAATCGGTGGATGGTAGCCGAACCATCCTTGATGTTATCCCTGAAATCGGTGAACGTCTCAAGAAAACCCGCGAAGGCCTCCGGCTTTATCAATCCGAGTCTGGGACATCGGCATACGGGGACTTCGAGCGCGGGGAAGCAAACACTTCGATACATCGCGCGACGGATATTTTGCTGGCATTCAAAGAACGGAAACGGACGTGCCGGGTTGATCTTGACCGGCTCGAAAACGAGGTATCATGGGATCAGCTAGCGGATGTTCGAAGTCGGTACCACGTTTCTCAATCTGACCTCGCCGCAAAAGACGAGGTCAGCCAGCAGCACATTTCCGACCGGTGGGGAAAGGACCCGCAGTTAAAACAATTTGTTCGCCGTAAACTGCAAGAGATACTCGAATCAGTTTTGGAAACTGATGTGGGTTGGTTCGAATCAATCGTCCAAGGGGATGTAAAGTGGCGACGGGTCGATAGTGTTGAATATACTAGCCCGGACCTTTTCGACGACGCAATCCCAATATTATCGGAGGATCTTGCCCAAGAATTGGACTGTTCGCCTGACGAGGCCGAGGCAAAGGGGAGAACGCTTGTCAATGAAAAGGTGGACCTCTCAAACTGGGAGGGGATGGAACTGGCCCTCAATAGGTTCGGAATCTCACAGGCGAAACTTGCGAAGCAGGTGGGTGTTGACCAATCGACGATATCAAGGTGGTTTTCGGAAACGGTGGCGTCATCTAGTTTCGAGTCAGTTCAGAAAGCAACTTCCGACCTCGTGGCGGAGAAGCGACAGCGACTCCGTGATCTTCTTGAAGAAATCACGGAACGAAGATCACCGAAGGTCTACGATCTTACCGTCGAGGGAACCCACAATTTCGTCGCCAACGGGATGGTCGTTCACAACTCGGACGATCGCTCGGCGATGCACGAAGCACTAGAACAACAATCCATTTCGATCTCGAAGGCCGGGATCAACGCCACCCTGAAATCGCGGTGCTCGCTTCTGGGGGCGGCCAACCCCGAACTCGGGCGCTTTGACCGCTACGAGACCCCGGCCGAGCAGATCGACCTGGAGCCGGCGCTGATCTCCCGCTTTGACCTGATCTTTACCGTCACCGACGACCCGGACGAGGAGAAGGACGCGAACCTCGCCGAGCACATCCTCAGAACCAACTACGCGGGCGAGTTGAACACCCACCGGACGAAGGTTAACGCCTCGAACGTCTCCGCCGATGAAGTCGATTCCGCGACCGAATCAGTCTCGCCGGCGATCGAACCGGAACTCATGCGGAAGTATATCGCGTACGCGCGCTCGACGTGCTTCCCGACGATGACCGAGGAGGCGGAGGAACGCATCCGGGAGTTCTACGTCAACCTTCGCTCCCAGGGGACCGGCGAGGACTCCCCGGTGCCGGTCACGGCCCGCAAACTGGAGGCGATCGTGCGACTGGCCGAGGCCTCCGCCCGGGTGCGACTCTCCGACACCGTCGAACTGGAGGACGCCGACCGCTCGCTCGAAATCGTGGAGAAGACGCTCAAGGAGATCGGGATGGACCCCGAGACCGGCCAGTACGACGCCGACGTAATCGAGACCGGTCAGTCCAAATCCCAGCGCGATCGCATCCGGACGATCAGAGAGCTCATCGCGGACATCGAGGCCGACTTCGACGAGGGCGCGCCGATCGACGAGGTGCTGGCCCGCGCGGAGGAGGTCGACATGGACCGCTCGAAGGCCGAACACGAGATCGAGAAGCTCAAACAGAAAGGCGAGGTCTACGAGCCGACGAACGAACACCTCCGGACCACTTGA
- the hisI gene encoding phosphoribosyl-AMP cyclohydrolase produces MDSFEVELDFDSGLIPVITQDVETEEVLMFAYATREAVEQTVETGRAHYYSRSRDELWEKGQSSGHTQSVAEIRVDCDADTLLYRVEQEGGACHTGHRSCFYRTLDGTDVGEVVFDPDDVY; encoded by the coding sequence ATGGATTCCTTCGAGGTCGAACTCGACTTCGATTCCGGGCTGATCCCCGTCATCACCCAGGACGTCGAAACTGAGGAGGTGCTCATGTTTGCCTACGCCACCCGCGAGGCCGTCGAGCAGACCGTCGAGACGGGGCGGGCACACTACTACTCTCGCAGCCGAGACGAACTCTGGGAGAAGGGCCAGAGCTCCGGGCACACCCAGTCGGTCGCGGAGATCCGGGTGGACTGTGACGCCGACACCCTGCTCTACCGCGTCGAACAGGAGGGAGGGGCCTGTCACACGGGCCATCGTTCCTGTTTCTACCGCACCCTCGACGGAACTGACGTGGGCGAAGTCGTCTTCGACCCCGATGACGTCTACTGA
- a CDS encoding prepilin peptidase yields MDATVADLLRLLAVPVFAWAGIQDLRTRRVPNRTWLPLVALGVLLVGWDLLVLGPGSPGFGLYLLRVGLSVGLVGGLALGFWIIGGFGGADAKAFLTLAVLFPTYPAYEAFGSTLPVVETTIGVFSLTVLTNAVLVGAAYPIALALSNLRGGTFSLLSLVAREVSVTSLPDRHGTLLDTDGGFTRSGLDLDALRMYLRWRRIDLATLRTTPELVDPETLPEEPGDPTDGAVGAGTAVTEPSVPSAGDLTEESADRWGATAFLDALDGSAYGTSPEDLRAGLDRIVAADRVWVSPGIPFIVPTVLGLVLALIAGDLLFWVLELLGLAGP; encoded by the coding sequence GTGGACGCCACCGTCGCCGACCTGCTTCGACTGCTCGCCGTCCCGGTCTTCGCCTGGGCCGGGATTCAGGACCTCAGGACCCGCCGGGTCCCGAATCGGACCTGGCTGCCCCTCGTGGCCCTCGGCGTGCTGCTCGTCGGCTGGGACCTCCTGGTGCTGGGCCCGGGCTCTCCGGGGTTCGGCCTCTATCTGCTTCGAGTCGGGCTCAGCGTGGGGCTGGTCGGGGGGCTCGCGCTCGGCTTCTGGATCATCGGTGGCTTCGGCGGGGCCGACGCGAAGGCGTTTCTGACCCTCGCCGTTCTCTTCCCGACGTACCCGGCCTACGAGGCGTTTGGCAGCACGCTCCCCGTCGTCGAGACCACGATCGGGGTCTTCTCGCTCACGGTGCTGACGAACGCCGTGCTGGTCGGGGCCGCCTACCCGATCGCACTTGCACTCTCGAATCTCCGAGGTGGAACGTTCTCCCTGCTCTCCCTGGTCGCCCGGGAAGTGTCCGTCACGAGTTTACCGGACAGACACGGCACCCTGCTCGACACCGACGGCGGCTTCACTCGCTCGGGGCTGGACCTGGACGCCCTGCGGATGTATCTCCGGTGGCGACGGATCGACCTGGCGACACTGCGTACCACGCCGGAACTCGTCGATCCTGAGACACTTCCCGAGGAACCCGGTGACCCGACGGATGGCGCTGTTGGGGCCGGAACGGCGGTGACCGAGCCCTCGGTCCCGTCTGCTGGTGACCTGACCGAGGAATCGGCGGACCGCTGGGGTGCCACCGCGTTCCTCGACGCCCTCGACGGATCGGCCTACGGGACCAGCCCCGAAGATCTCCGGGCGGGCCTCGATCGAATCGTGGCAGCAGACCGGGTCTGGGTCTCGCCGGGGATCCCCTTCATCGTCCCGACGGTTCTGGGTCTGGTCCTCGCGCTCATCGCCGGGGACCTGCTGTTCTGGGTGCTCGAATTGCTCGGCCTGGCCGGTCCCTGA
- the fer gene encoding ferredoxin Fer — protein sequence MPTVEYINYEVLDDQGWDLEDGDLFEKAGDAGLDDQDYGTLDVGEGEYILEAAEAAGYDWPFSCRAGACANCAGIVKEGDIEMDMQQILSDEEMEEENVRLTCIGSPATDDVQLVYNAKHLDFLQDRVI from the coding sequence ATGCCCACGGTAGAATACATCAACTACGAGGTACTCGACGACCAGGGCTGGGATCTCGAGGACGGCGACCTCTTCGAGAAGGCCGGCGACGCGGGACTGGACGACCAGGACTATGGCACACTCGACGTCGGTGAGGGCGAGTATATCCTCGAGGCCGCCGAGGCCGCGGGGTACGACTGGCCCTTCTCCTGCCGGGCCGGTGCCTGTGCGAACTGTGCGGGGATCGTCAAGGAGGGCGACATCGAGATGGACATGCAGCAGATCCTCTCCGACGAGGAGATGGAGGAGGAGAACGTCCGCCTGACTTGCATCGGCTCGCCCGCCACGGACGACGTCCAGCTGGTCTACAACGCCAAGCACCTGGACTTCCTCCAGGACCGCGTCATCTGA
- the hisA gene encoding 1-(5-phosphoribosyl)-5-[(5-phosphoribosylamino)methylideneamino]imidazole-4-carboxamide isomerase codes for MAFESFEVIPAVDLKDGEVVQLVQGERGTETSYGEPVAAATRWVEAGAETLHLVDLDGAFEGERQNAAAIDSILDAVEVPVQLGGGIRTAEDARALLDAGVERVIMGTAALENPDLVEAVSETHPESVLVSLDAKEGEVVVSGWTEGTGLSPVEAASRYAEMGAAGILFTDVDVEGKQAGVRTEPVATLVEAVDVPVIASGGVATVEDVKALQEAGAAAVVVGTALYEGAFTLAEAQDAVA; via the coding sequence ATGGCCTTCGAATCCTTCGAGGTGATCCCGGCGGTCGATCTCAAAGACGGCGAGGTGGTGCAACTCGTCCAGGGCGAACGCGGCACGGAGACGAGCTACGGCGAGCCGGTCGCGGCCGCGACCCGGTGGGTCGAGGCGGGCGCCGAAACGCTGCACCTGGTCGACCTCGACGGGGCCTTCGAGGGCGAGCGACAGAACGCCGCGGCGATCGACTCGATCCTCGACGCCGTCGAGGTCCCTGTGCAGCTGGGCGGGGGCATCCGGACGGCCGAGGACGCCAGAGCGCTCCTCGATGCGGGCGTCGAACGGGTCATCATGGGCACGGCCGCCCTGGAGAATCCGGACCTGGTCGAAGCGGTGAGCGAGACCCACCCGGAGAGCGTGCTGGTCAGCCTGGACGCGAAGGAGGGGGAAGTCGTCGTCTCCGGCTGGACCGAAGGGACCGGGCTCTCGCCTGTCGAAGCCGCGAGTCGCTACGCGGAGATGGGAGCGGCGGGCATTCTCTTCACCGACGTGGACGTGGAGGGCAAGCAGGCAGGCGTACGTACTGAGCCGGTTGCAACTCTTGTCGAGGCCGTGGACGTACCGGTAATCGCCAGCGGCGGCGTCGCGACCGTCGAGGACGTCAAAGCGCTGCAGGAAGCCGGGGCCGCTGCGGTCGTCGTCGGCACGGCCCTCTACGAGGGTGCGTTCACGCTGGCCGAGGCCCAGGACGCGGTGGCGTGA
- the hisB gene encoding imidazoleglycerol-phosphate dehydratase HisB, with protein MSERHAARTRETAETDVSVTIDLDGTGETTVDTGVGFLDHMLTAFGTHGYFDLTVRCDGDLDVDEHHTVEDVGVVLGQAIDEALGERRAIERFADRQVPMDEASATVVLDVSGRPFFSAEGEFSQERVNEFTSVLATHFFRSLAENAGLTLQVAFQGENAHHEIEALFKAVGRALDDATRLDDRRGGTPSTKGTL; from the coding sequence ATGAGCGAACGGCACGCGGCCCGAACCCGGGAGACCGCAGAGACGGACGTCTCGGTCACGATCGACCTCGACGGGACCGGCGAGACGACGGTGGACACCGGCGTGGGCTTTCTCGATCACATGCTCACGGCCTTTGGGACCCACGGCTACTTCGATCTGACCGTGCGGTGTGACGGGGACCTCGACGTCGACGAGCACCACACCGTCGAGGACGTTGGCGTGGTTCTCGGGCAGGCCATCGACGAGGCCCTTGGCGAGCGCCGGGCCATCGAGCGCTTCGCGGATCGCCAGGTTCCCATGGACGAGGCGAGTGCGACCGTCGTGCTGGACGTGAGCGGCCGCCCGTTTTTCAGTGCCGAGGGCGAGTTCTCCCAGGAGCGGGTGAACGAGTTCACGAGCGTCCTGGCGACCCACTTCTTCCGCTCGCTCGCCGAGAACGCGGGGCTCACCCTCCAGGTGGCGTTCCAGGGCGAGAACGCCCACCACGAGATCGAGGCGCTGTTCAAAGCCGTGGGTCGGGCCCTGGACGACGCGACGCGACTGGACGACCGCCGGGGCGGAACCCCGAGCACGAAAGGGACCCTGTGA
- a CDS encoding amino acid-binding protein: MFKAIMEKFEGSPGQQAVVKLLLERGFSVNEAGRVVSGSIEIPNTQVAEEAGVDRRVVDSTTDAILEDPELERIFRNISQIPSLMDLAPLLDLTVLTISVRSAGESGIIGAVTNLLAEHDITIRQAVSEDPDFTDEPRLHIITEEQVPGDVLTALTDLEFVRSVEIA; encoded by the coding sequence ATGTTCAAGGCCATCATGGAGAAGTTCGAGGGGAGTCCCGGGCAACAGGCCGTGGTCAAACTCCTGCTCGAACGCGGGTTCTCCGTCAACGAGGCGGGCCGGGTCGTCTCGGGCTCCATCGAGATCCCCAACACCCAGGTCGCCGAGGAGGCGGGCGTGGACCGTCGGGTCGTCGACTCCACGACTGACGCGATCCTCGAGGATCCGGAACTCGAACGCATCTTCCGCAACATCTCACAGATCCCGAGCCTGATGGATCTCGCCCCGCTTTTGGATCTGACCGTCCTGACGATCTCGGTCCGCTCCGCCGGGGAGTCCGGCATTATCGGGGCAGTGACCAACCTGCTCGCCGAGCACGACATCACCATCCGGCAGGCCGTCAGCGAGGATCCGGATTTCACCGACGAACCGCGTCTCCACATCATCACCGAGGAGCAGGTCCCCGGCGACGTGCTGACGGCGCTCACCGACCTGGAGTTCGTTCGGTCGGTCGAGATCGCCTGA
- a CDS encoding YigZ family protein, which yields MADTYRTVAEVGRAYFEVRGSEFTGHVAPVRSKDAAEAYIEEVRAEFSGATIIPAYRVRVDSGSGYILREYQSDSHEPTGSAGKPALNVLVQQELENVVAVVARYYGGTNLGIGGLARAYGRGVKEAVEDAGITERRPEETFDVEVVYDDSGTVRGILESADVEFDADYEETVSFRVTVPVDEVAGLKDRLRSATSGRADITD from the coding sequence ATGGCCGACACCTATCGCACCGTGGCCGAAGTCGGCCGCGCGTACTTCGAGGTCCGGGGCTCGGAGTTCACCGGCCACGTCGCTCCCGTTCGATCCAAAGACGCCGCAGAAGCGTACATCGAGGAGGTGCGAGCCGAGTTCTCCGGCGCGACGATCATCCCGGCCTACCGGGTGCGGGTCGATTCGGGCTCGGGCTACATTCTTCGCGAGTATCAGAGCGACAGTCACGAGCCGACCGGTTCGGCCGGGAAACCGGCGCTGAACGTCCTCGTCCAGCAGGAGTTGGAGAACGTGGTGGCCGTCGTGGCCCGTTACTACGGTGGGACCAACCTGGGAATCGGCGGGCTGGCGAGAGCCTACGGGCGGGGTGTGAAAGAGGCCGTGGAGGACGCTGGGATCACCGAACGGCGGCCGGAGGAGACCTTCGACGTGGAGGTCGTCTACGACGATTCGGGCACGGTGCGAGGGATTCTTGAGTCCGCCGACGTGGAGTTCGACGCCGACTACGAGGAGACGGTCTCGTTCAGGGTGACCGTGCCAGTTGATGAGGTCGCGGGGCTCAAAGACCGACTCCGAAGCGCCACGAGCGGCCGGGCCGACATCACGGACTAG
- the upp gene encoding uracil phosphoribosyltransferase, with translation MPIREQEHGALIDHALATHTLSRLRSVETEQIGFRKGLVKLGRICGYEIIDGAMDTEYVEIETPLTDTMGQQVSGLDDVVIINVLRAATPFVEGLLKAFPSARQGVISAGRNEGAGMTEDGTFPIDVDYVKLPDISPEDTVIVADPMLATGSTATTVLSRVAEDAPDEAEVMLLAAVSAPEGVCRVEDEFPDVSVLTVAVDDHLDEDGYIVPGLGDAGDRAFGTA, from the coding sequence ATGCCGATTCGGGAGCAGGAACACGGCGCGCTGATCGACCACGCACTCGCGACACACACCCTCTCGCGGCTGCGATCGGTCGAGACCGAACAGATCGGGTTCCGAAAGGGGCTGGTGAAACTGGGCCGCATCTGTGGCTACGAGATCATCGACGGGGCGATGGACACCGAGTACGTCGAGATCGAGACTCCCCTGACCGACACGATGGGCCAGCAGGTCAGCGGCCTCGATGACGTGGTCATCATCAACGTCCTCCGGGCGGCGACGCCCTTTGTGGAGGGGTTGCTCAAGGCCTTCCCCTCCGCGCGCCAGGGAGTCATCAGCGCCGGCCGAAACGAGGGCGCCGGGATGACCGAGGACGGCACCTTCCCGATCGACGTGGATTACGTGAAACTCCCCGACATCTCGCCGGAGGATACGGTCATCGTCGCCGACCCGATGCTCGCGACGGGGTCGACGGCGACGACGGTACTTTCGCGGGTCGCCGAGGACGCCCCCGACGAGGCCGAGGTCATGCTGCTCGCCGCCGTGAGTGCGCCGGAGGGCGTCTGTCGCGTGGAGGACGAATTCCCCGATGTTTCCGTGCTCACCGTCGCGGTCGACGATCATCTCGACGAGGACGGCTACATCGTCCCCGGGCTGGGGGACGCCGGCGATCGAGCGTTCGGGACGGCCTGA
- a CDS encoding DUF5828 family protein encodes MEESISGFKQRGTWGEIVEHGERITTALREASATEKYPDAFEEWVEWRPKIHEQIEEDVSAKTADQASVGEGKGEAKGKTADDDLQSAGEHLTESYEKIEENDTDGAVEKWQDTIDYVARAADTASRKALRKVESTVYERVMTQVAPYYFDNDLISANIQRVRSQEEFVFEVNVNDETLKDEVREHLESFEDLDRWHVDTEKATEIAEAVEGVEAPEGTETPDDTSPDSHTT; translated from the coding sequence ATGGAAGAGAGCATCTCGGGTTTCAAACAACGTGGAACCTGGGGTGAGATCGTCGAACACGGCGAACGAATCACCACCGCCCTCCGAGAGGCCTCGGCCACCGAGAAATATCCCGACGCGTTCGAGGAGTGGGTCGAGTGGCGACCCAAGATCCACGAGCAGATCGAGGAGGACGTCTCGGCGAAGACCGCCGACCAGGCAAGCGTGGGTGAAGGAAAAGGAGAGGCCAAAGGCAAAACCGCCGACGATGACCTCCAGTCCGCGGGCGAGCACCTCACCGAGTCCTACGAGAAGATCGAGGAGAACGACACCGACGGCGCGGTCGAGAAGTGGCAGGACACCATCGATTACGTCGCCCGGGCGGCCGACACCGCCAGTCGCAAGGCCCTCCGGAAGGTCGAGAGCACCGTCTACGAGCGGGTGATGACCCAGGTCGCCCCCTACTACTTCGACAACGACCTGATCAGCGCGAACATCCAGCGGGTGCGCTCCCAGGAGGAGTTCGTCTTCGAGGTCAACGTGAACGACGAGACGCTCAAAGACGAGGTCCGCGAGCACCTGGAGTCCTTCGAGGACCTGGATCGCTGGCACGTGGACACCGAGAAAGCAACAGAGATCGCCGAAGCAGTCGAAGGCGTCGAGGCCCCCGAGGGGACAGAGACCCCGGACGACACGTCACCGGACTCGCATACGACCTGA